A part of Aegilops tauschii subsp. strangulata cultivar AL8/78 chromosome 2, Aet v6.0, whole genome shotgun sequence genomic DNA contains:
- the LOC109758030 gene encoding uncharacterized protein — translation MDGGSGLNILYAETLRGMGIPMSKLSESNMRFHGVIPGKKADSLGQITLDVVFGDSTNYCKEKLTFEVVEFHSAYHAVLGRTAYAHFMARPCYVYLKLKMPGPRGVITVTSNQQRAEECLQKGSKIADEQIAAVEMEEYKKNADPSDLLRAKKPASDSAFKSTGETKAVHIHPTDPNAAPTHISTTLDSK, via the coding sequence ATGGATGGAGGCAGTGGTCTCAATATTCTGTACGCTGAGACCCTCcgagggatgggcattccgatgtccaaactcaGCGAAAGCAACATGCGATTCCATGGAGTCATTCCTGGGAAGAAAGCCGATTCACTCGGCCAGATAACtcttgacgtggttttcggtgattcgaCCAATTACtgtaaggaaaagttgacatttgaagttgtgGAGTTTCATAGTGCCTATCATGCTGTCCTGGGCAGGACCGCATACGCTcatttcatggctcgaccatgttatgtGTACCTCAAGCTAAAAATGCCTGGCCCTAGGGGCGTGATCACAGTCACTAGCAATCAGCAGCGAgcagaagagtgcctccagaagggctcaaaaatcgCTGATGAGCAAATAGCAGCAGTTGAAATGGAAGAATACAAGAAGaacgcagatccgagtgatttgttgagagctaagaagcctgcttcAGATTCTGCATTTAAGTCGACTGGTGAAACAAAGGCAGTTCATATTCACCCAACTgaccccaatgctgctccgactcacatctcAACAAcgctcgacagcaaatag